A stretch of the Vitis riparia cultivar Riparia Gloire de Montpellier isolate 1030 chromosome 13, EGFV_Vit.rip_1.0, whole genome shotgun sequence genome encodes the following:
- the LOC117928035 gene encoding cucumisin-like translates to MGDLPKGQVSASSLHANILQQVTGSSASQYLLHSYKKSFNGFVAKLTEEESKKLSGMDGVVSVFPNGKKKLLTTRSWDFIGFPLEANRTTTESDIIVGMLDTGIWPEADSFSDEGYGPPPTKWQGTCQTSSNFTCNNKIIGARYYRSDGNVPPEDFASPRDTEGHGTHTASTAAGNVVSGASLLGLGAGTARGGTPSARIAVYKICWADGCYDADILAAFDDAIADGVNIISLSVGGSFPLDYFEDSIAIGAFHSMKNGILTSNAAGNSGPDPASITNFSPWSLSVAASVIDRKFLTALHLGNNMTYEGELPLNTFEMNDMVPLIYGGDAPNTSTGSDGYSSRYCYEGSLNMSLVTGKIVLCDELSDGVGAMSAGAVGTVMLNDVYTDLSLAFPLPTSCLDSNYTTNVHEYINSTSTPTANIPKSTEAKNELAPYVVWFSSRGPNPVTRDILSPDIAAPGVDILAAWTEASSLTGVPGDTRVVPYNIISGTSMACPHASGAAAYVKSFHPTWSPAAIKSALMTTASPLSAETNTDLEFSYGAGQLNPLQAANPGLVYDAGEADYIKFLCGQGYNTTKLHLVTGENITCSAATNGTVWDLNYPSFAISTEHEAGVNRTFTRTVTNVGSPVSTYKAIVVGPPEFSIKVEPGVLSFKSLGETQTFTVTVGVAALSNPVVSGSLVWDDGVYKVRSPIVAYVF, encoded by the exons ATGGGTGACCTTCCAAAAGGTCAAGTGTCGGCGTCATCCCTCCACGCTAACATACTTCAACAAGTCACCGGCAG TAGTGCCTCCCAATATCTCCTCCATAGCTACAAGAAGAGCTTCAACGGATTTGTCGCAAAGTTGACCGAGGAGGAGTCGAAGAAACTGTCCG GCATGGACGGGGTTGTGTCTGTGTTCccaaatggaaagaagaaaCTCCTTACCACAAGGTCGTGGGACTTCATCGGCTTCCCCCTGGAAGCTAATAGAACAACTACTGAAAGTGACATTATTGTTGGAATGCTGGACACTGGGATCTGGCCTGAGGCTGATAGTTTCAGTGATGAAGGGTATGGTCCACCACCAACCAAATGGCAGGGCACTTGTCAAACCTCATCCAATTTCACCTGCAACAA TAAAATCATTGGAGCTAGATACTACAGGAGTGATGGAAATGTACCCCCAGAAGATTTTGCATCACCAAGAGATACAGAAGGCCATGGGACACATACTGCATCCACAGCAGCTGGAAACGTAGTTAGTGGGGCAAGCTTACTGGGCCTTGGCGCAGGAACAGCTCGAGGAGGGACTCCTTCAGCCCGCATTGCAGTGTATAAGATATGTTGGGCAGATGGTTGTTATGATGCAGATATCCTTGCAGCGTTTGATGATGCAATTGCGGATGGAGTTAATATTATCTCTCTTTCAGTTGGGGGATCCTTTCCTCTGGATTACTTTGAAGATTCAATTGCGATTGGAGCTTTCCATTCCATGAAGAATGGGATACTCACATCTAATGCTGCTGGTAATTCGGGTCCTGATCCTGCTTCTATCACAAATTTCTCGCCTTGGTCTCTCTCAGTTGCTGCTAGCGTCATTGACAGAAAGTTTCTGACCGCGTTGCACTTAGGAAACAACATGACTTATGAG GGAGAACTCCCTCTAAATACTTTCGAGATGAATGATATGGTCCCTCTCATTTATGGTGGAGATGCGCCGAACACGTCCACAGGATCTGATGGATATAGCTCCAg GTACTGCTACGAGGGCTCCTTGAACATGTCTCTGGTAACGGGTAAAATTGTACTCTGTGACGAGTTGAGTGATGGGGTGGGAGCAATGAGTGCTGGAGCAGTAGGTACTGTAATGCTAAATGATGTCTACACAGATTTGTCTTTAGCTTTCCCCTTACCTACATCCTGCTTGGACTCCAACTATACTACCAACGTTCATGAGTATATAAATTCAACTAG CACACCAACCGCAAATATACCGAAAAGCACCGAGGCTAAAAATGAATTGGCACCATATGTAGTTTGGTTTTCGTCGAGGGGCCCAAACCCTGTTACCCGTGACATTCTCAGT CCTGACATCGCCGCGCCAGGAGTTGACATTCTAGCAGCATGGACAGAAGCTTCAAGTTTGACAGGAGTTCCAGGGGATACAAGAGTAGTTCCATACAATATCATTTCAGGGACGTCCATGGCTTGTCCACATGCTTCCGGGGCTGCTGCCTACGTTAAATCATTTCACCCAACATGGTCTCCTGCTGCTATCAAGTCTGCCTTAATGACAACTG CTTCACCCTTGAGTGCTGAAACCAACACCGACCTGGAGTTTTCTTATGGGGCAGGTCAGTTGAATCCCCTACAGGCTGCAAATCCTGGTTTGGTGTATGATGCTGGGGAGGCAGATTACATCAAGTTTTTGTGTGGACAAGGCTATAACACTACAAAGTTGCACCTTGTCACGGGAGAAAACATCACTTGTTCTGCAGCCACAAATGGAACTGTTTGGGATTTAAACTACCCTTCTTTTGCTATATCTACTGAGCATGAGGCAGGAGTTAATCGCACCTTCACTAGAACTGTCACAAACGTCGGATCACCAGTCTCAACTTACAAGGCAATTGTGGTTGGCCCTCCAGAGTTCAGTATCAAAGTTGAACCAGGTGTACTTTCATTCAAATCCCTTGGGGAGACGCAAACCTTCACTGTCACTGTTGGTGTGGCAGCACTAAGTAACCCTGTAGTATCAGGCTCTTTGGTGTGGGATGATGGGGTTTACAAAGTGAGGAGCCCCATAGTTGCTTATGTTTTTTAG